From the genome of Synechococcales cyanobacterium T60_A2020_003:
GGGGTAGGGACGATCGCTCTGATGTGGACGATTGGGGCAAGGGCGGGCGCGATCGCTCCAGCAGCGCCGTAACCGCCAGCCAGGTTCCCAGCCCAATCAGCAGTAAAACGACTAAGCCCACGAGCCAGATCAGTCCTCCTTGAGAACTGGGTTTACGGGCGTTGGCGTTAGGATCAATAGTTAATTCGGTGGCACTATGGTCTTTCTCGCGGACGAGGGAGGCCGTAATTTTGTAAGGGCCAATCCGGATGGTGTCGCCGCTGGAAAAGGGTTGATTTTGCTGGGTGAGCGATCGTCCATTGAGAAAGGTGCCGTTGGCACTCTTGTCTGTGATGCAAAGCTGCTGGTTCACCACCGTGATCAGGGCGTGAAACCGGGAAACCTGGCGATGATCGAGCTCAATTTGAGAGACGGGTTGCTCAGCGTACTGAGTCGGCATTTGTCCTACTTCACGGCCAATGGCAATCGGTGCGGCCACCAGCGGGCACTGCATCTCACCTGTGACGGGATCTTCCCAAGAAAGCTGAACGTAGGATGTCTCCGGCATCGTTTGCAATCGACCTCACAATTTTTCCACCTACAGGTACCATGTCTCGCTACCGTTGGGCAATTCTGGGCGATTGCCCGCTCAGTCCCGTCATCAACCGCAACGCTAGGTACTTCATCCAGCGTATTCGACGCATCATCCACAATCCTGTACGCCGCACAACAACGACAGGCCCCCACTGAGTTGAAAACAGGCGATCGAGAAAATCCGTGAATCCTAGAATGACTAGATTTTCCAATTTACGCCAGCGCCCGTAGCGCTTCAGGACAGATACGGCACCAATATCTTCTCCACGGGCAGCCGCAGTCTGAATCACTTGCGCCAGGGCTGCCGCATCGCGAATCCCTAGATTCATGCCCTGGCCGCCAACCGGATGACAGCAGTGAGCCGCATCACCCACAAGGGCAAGGCGATGTTGGGTGTAGCGTTGACTTTGCATGAGCTGCACCGGAAACAGAAAGCGATCGCCCACGAGTTCTAACCGCCCCAAATGCCCGGAATAGCGGCGGTTCAGTTCTTCTAAAAATGCCTGCTCGCTCGTCTCTACCCATGCCTTTGCTTCATCATGGGGAGCCGTAAGGACAATCTGGCACCGATTTCCGGGCAAGGGCAGGGTAGCAAAGGGGCCGCCGGGCCAGAAGTGTTCACGGGCGACGTTGCCGTGGGGAATTTCCGAGCGAATCACCGCCGTGACACAGGATTGCCAGTACGGCCATCCCTGGGTTTGAATCCCGGCCGCTTGGCGAATGGGCGATCGCACCCCATCTGCAGCCACCAGGAGGCGCGTCCGAACTTGCCGCTCTTCGCCATCGAGATCAATCGTCAGATCTACATAATCGGGTTGATAATCGGCATGACGCAACGTTGCCGGACAGAGCCAGTTGATGCCGCCGTCTGCATCCAGCTTGGCTTGGAGTGCCCGCACCAGAACATGATGCTCGGCAACGTAGCCCAACGCTGGCGTACCTAAGTCGGAGGGCTGAAGATTCACTACTTCTGGAAAGGTTCCTTCCGAGAGCTGGATGGTTTGAAAGGTGGTGATGTGGGGCAAGATGTTGTCCCAAACCCCTAGCCCGTCGAAAATACGTCCTGACAGGAGGGTAATGGCGTAGG
Proteins encoded in this window:
- a CDS encoding FHA domain-containing protein — its product is MPETSYVQLSWEDPVTGEMQCPLVAAPIAIGREVGQMPTQYAEQPVSQIELDHRQVSRFHALITVVNQQLCITDKSANGTFLNGRSLTQQNQPFSSGDTIRIGPYKITASLVREKDHSATELTIDPNANARKPSSQGGLIWLVGLVVLLLIGLGTWLAVTALLERSRPPLPQSSTSERSSLPL
- a CDS encoding FAD-dependent hydroxylase, with translation MVLNLSAQRSASIPTQSQGSPDPAQSDSVPLDFDVAIAGAGIVGLTLACALQQSGLRIALIEAQTREMGLRRNRAYAITLLSGRIFDGLGVWDNILPHITTFQTIQLSEGTFPEVVNLQPSDLGTPALGYVAEHHVLVRALQAKLDADGGINWLCPATLRHADYQPDYVDLTIDLDGEERQVRTRLLVAADGVRSPIRQAAGIQTQGWPYWQSCVTAVIRSEIPHGNVAREHFWPGGPFATLPLPGNRCQIVLTAPHDEAKAWVETSEQAFLEELNRRYSGHLGRLELVGDRFLFPVQLMQSQRYTQHRLALVGDAAHCCHPVGGQGMNLGIRDAAALAQVIQTAAARGEDIGAVSVLKRYGRWRKLENLVILGFTDFLDRLFSTQWGPVVVVRRTGLWMMRRIRWMKYLALRLMTGLSGQSPRIAQR